In Etheostoma cragini isolate CJK2018 chromosome 15, CSU_Ecrag_1.0, whole genome shotgun sequence, the DNA window TATCTGGCAGCTCTGCCACCATCTGTGTGTGAACTTGTGTGAATGAGAGACAAATAGTCAAGCGCTGTCCTTTGAggtagaaaagcactatataaaaacaattaatttaccATGTTTGTGTGATGTAATGTGCTATATACATAAACCTGACTTGGCTTAACGTATCAACTTAACAATACAGTGTTGTAAAAAGTCTTGAGGGTCTGAAGTGCCAAAGAAACATTAAGTAAATGCCTAAATAAGATACAATctaagttaaaaaacaaaaacagatttaagcAGATTTAATTGACAGAGCCTAAACATCTGTCATCACAGCTGGATTGAACAAAGTGAGCAAACTTCTTCCTAACATCAAACAGAGGAGGATAAACCATCAGTCGATCTTCGGTGACTGTCACACTGCAGGAATCATCACACAGAAGCCAAACGAGCgtcaataaaacacattagctcatgctttctttcttccttctatGATCTCAAACGGCAGCCTTTGCATCCGACTTTGACTCGGATCATTTACATTTGGTTTTAGTGACAGATTACTGCAGATAACCGCCTTGGTGCATTTCCCTGAAGGTTTGCAATGAGCTACTTACTCCCTTATCCTCGCCTCTACCTCTTCATGTAGGTCACAGGGCTGCTTTGACCTCCCATTGAACAGCCggcaataaaaaatgaaaagcagcaaaCAGATAACCCCTGTAATCAAACAACCCAGCTGCCATGCTGGAATGCCCATGTTTGGCTAACCCTTTGCTCCTGGTAGCTTTGGTAGCTCAAAGAGGGATGCTAGGGACTTAGCAGGCATGCTACCTTATAAGGTGCAGCTCATGTGTCCAGCCAAGCTTACCGTTTACACCAAAATGGTGACATGACACAAGGTGCATCCATGTGTGGCTgcaggctctctctctctctcacacacacacacacacacacacacacacacagcaggtacGTGTGCTGGGATCAATATGCAGCATCTTTAATAATGACTTCTGACATTTGTACAATTAAAGCTTTACTTTCACCGTCAACAAACCAGATTAAATAATTGAATACGATCCTGGagcttcttctttctttcttttttaaacatttttcaacactttagttTAAATATTATTTGCATTATTATACATTTCTTAAACTTTGTTCATTATATCCATAATTGACAATCCATGTGTTACTCTTCAACagcaaatatgaaaacatattGCTCTACAGAAATATGACTTTAGTTATTAATAAACCactatttaaagttattttgcaCGTTTAAATAGGTTTATATTATTGGCATGTGTAACTGATTCCATGCATGAAAGTACAAAGGCTCTACCTGTCCCCTGTATTCTATAAAACGTATAATATATGAATAATAGAGAAAGTCCTTATACTCACTGTGCAGTGCTTCAGCCCTCAGAGCAGCAGAATCCAGGCTCAACTCCAGGGATATGAGAAAATCATGTCAGGTAAATgaactgatgatgatgatgattcgGTCCTTCCTTCTTCCACACTATTTAAACCGGCCCGCGACACCTGGGGGTGGAGCCGCGCGCGCGACCCGCTTCGTTTCCATAGTTGGCAGCAGCCACGAGCGACGTGcatccagccaatcacagcgagAGGAGAGGTTTAATTGTTCTGtcttcaaattaaaagctttGCATTTCTACCATAGATATGATTTGTACACAGATGTGACGTCGAGTAGTTTAGCTATACTGTTATCCTGTTGGGTACATGTGTTACTAATTAGTAGAGGTGGAGAGACTAGTGGGTATGCCCTAAGTAACCCCAACTTTGacgtacttttactttacttgagtgtatttctattttcactttactccactgcatttcagaaataaatataGGCTtgaattaatattatttttagccttatatttttttatttcatttattatttaatacatGTTGTTTTAATACACTTGACAGTTGTAGTTACTTGTAGGTCTACTACCTAGCAAACAAAAAGacctgtaaataaagaaataatacattttaataatgaatgcCTAATGAACAGTAAAGTTAGGGTCCGATACTCTGCTTAGCATCATTGTAATTGCAAAAGTAACAGACCCAACTGTACCGAACTGTACTACGTTATGCATACCTGCATGTGATGCTAGCTAGTTAGCAGAAACGTTCAATTTGGCAGAAGATAAGCGAAACCTACCGTTAGCTAGTATTATGGTTAAAAGCTTAAAGTTAAACGCACGTGTGGCtgtgttttattcaaaataattctAACCGTGAGTTGGTCCAAAAGGTGCAACAATTTGTAGCTAAAGACAGCGTAGCTTATGTTACCTGTTGCTTCACTTTTCAAGTCCCCATGGAGATTAAGAAGAACCAGTGTGGCAACATTTCCCCGGTAAAATGTGTGGTTCTATAGACCGTATTGTCTATGGTGGCCCCACGGGACTTAATGATGCATTTAGGGTCACGTCATAatcatgtaggcctacatgctTTCGTGGCGGTACTTTTACCTGCATCTTCAAAACTTAGGGTGATCGCTAGGCTATCTATTATTATGATACTATACATAAGTACCACATTCAAAAATACTTAAGAAAATCCCAACTATCCCAATTTACTCTGTCAATAAAAGGTAcaaaatatacttttattttgacaggttTGCGCGAAAGGTTTAACTTTGGTGCATGGCTTGCCGTAGAAGTATCGTTTCTATGGTGACGTTTCATACTTAACTACAGCGCACATTATTTGCTAttaaactagctagctagtgttaACTAACTGTCTGTGGTGTTAACCctgtttatttgttctttttcttcttggtaATCGTTTTCTGGCCTAAGAGTAAAATGTCCGAGCCCCCGGAGCAGGAGGACTTTGATAAATGCTTCACCGTGTTTGACGGCTCTTCTCCGGAGGACGTGTCCCACGCACGGCAGCTGTGGAGCTCAATGTCTCTCCTGCCGCCCTTGGAATCCCGGCTGGTGTCCGCGGACATCAGTCAGAGACTGCCCGTGTCCCGGACGCAGCGCAGCGGCAGCATCATGTCCAAACAGCCCGTCGCGCAGCCGCCGAGTATCCCTGCTCTCCGGCAGAGACGGGAGGAGAGGCAGCGGTATGTGGCCATGGCGGACCAGAGGAGGGAGATCCTGGCTCTGCTGAGGAGGCAGAGGGAGCAGAGGATCCAGAAGGAGCTGCTGTCTCTGGACTTCAAACCTAACTTGAAGTTCGGCCGAGATAAAATATTGAAGATGCAAAACCCCCCAGACTCTGAGATGGACGACAAAGAGCTGGAGAAGCAACTGAAGTAAAGGACCGTgattaagtttttaaaaaaatatttaaaaacacattaaaaatatgtttataacATGGTCAGTTTAACTTTAAGCAGATAGAGTTATTCTATGAGTTCTGCTTTTGAGGCTTACAAAATAAAGTTAGCTACTACTGTCCCAGTCTTGCTACATATTCTAACTAATATGGACTGGAAATAGTTATTTTGGAAGTGTGACACTGTTAACAGTCTatctagttattttttttagtttttttttaaacatttgttaattAGGTCATATCAGTAAAATAAAGTTCAGGCCGATGAGtgttggacaaattaaaattcTCAAACTGATTATGGCACcagatgaaaagtcagaggattacCAAATTCTTCATGTTTTTGGCCACTGTTGAAAGCTCTGCACACCCACAAAGGTGTGTTTGGTTACATTGGCTGAGGAGATCTCTAGTCAGGTGTtgatagcaggaaaagcacaggtgtaactgATTAATCAgtaaataaaatcattaaagACGTACAACAATAAATGGGTTTAACTTGTGTTATTCCTGCTGTGAAAAGTCAAGAAGTCTGCTTTAAAAACTATAGAATCAGGTTTTCACATACAAGGAAATTGCCTTGGTGTTTCTGCacataaaaattaaacacagaaagagaaaatgaaaaaagcatgtgctgcaaaatagaaatatttacaattatgtaagtctttttgtgatgttatgAGCTCTACTTGATGCCTGGTCTTATAACAGTGTACAACAAATCCACCAAAAGGGGGACGGAGATGTTAatttaggacacacacacacacacacacacacacacacacacacacacacacacacacacacacatacacacacacacacacacacatggcttaCAATCAGTGTCTTTGGTGTGTACTTACTTGATTTGGCTCTGATGGGAGTGCGTGATtggttaaagttttttttccaattgctaacacactaaaatgacatgcatagcacaattatttaaactgacatACAGAGAGTAAAATCTCTTCTCACTGTTTCATTTTGCAAGATATGTGACATATTTTGtagtttgggtgtgtgtttttgtgaattgtattttgataaaaccagCCTAGTTTGCAAAAATTGTTTaagcaattggaaaaaaaactgtaatgtcaCATGTCTGATTAACAAAGTGCAATTTCTCTCCACCTACACACAGATGAGGAACACTGgttaacacatttaaacactCCAGTGTGGCTTTGATGGCTGAATAATATAACATTTCAAATTCCCAAACCTTAAAACTACATGTAACACCTACCAGCGGTGCTTCAGTTGAAAGAAACAAGTGTTTACTAACCATAACTTACTTCTGTCTTCAAGAATGCAGATGTCATCCCGTCCATATTACTTGCAGGGCATGGGTCCAAACTGCCCAAAGGGAAGGGAGAGCTTCCTATGGGCTTTGTAGCCGTGGCAACTCAGGCTGTATCGTGTTGAGTAGGGTCCTGAGAGGAGGTTTAAGGTGCATACGTGAAAGCATCTGTGTAAGTTCCCTCtgtggaaatggaaatggaatgTATCTATGTAGTGCATTTCTagtcttaaatttcattttctGGCTCCAGCATCTTAGTTAAAAGAATTTGatgctttcttttgttttatgattgttCACTAAACATCTGTAGGCGTTGGACAGTTGGTCGGACAAAAAACTAGACACCTGAAGATGTTTTGATAGACactcttttaaaacaaaacatgaaccgAAAAGATTAACGGACATAACCGcttatgaaaataatcattacatGCAGCCCTTTGTCTCAGTGTGAAAGGTTTTAGTGAATCACTTAAATACCTCAAGCCAAAAAGCGTTAGACATATAATGAGCTCATGTGTACTGCAACCCTTCAATATAAAACTtcaaaattgaatatatttattataattcaGACTGGATTTACACTGCTAGAATATTTGTACATACTGTGTAAAATTACAGTTATATGTTGTGATTGCAAACCATATGAAGCATTTAACCTGCCTAGTATTTTAAGCAAGAATACATAAACCTAACTGAATCATCTGATTCATGTCTTAACCTTTTACTGGTGTCAGCTGGACCCGGCCGTTTTCTTCAAACAGCATTACATAACGTGAAGCGAAGCCTGTCTAGATATTCAAATTCCAAATATCCAATGAAGATGACCCAGCCATAATAGGATAAGAAGAGGCCTGCTGAATGTTGACTTTAACTAATTTGGTTAAAGTTGTCAAAGCACAAAGAGCACATAGAAGCCCTCTTTAACCTTTCCAGCCTCCAGCATCCCTGTAATTCAACCTCAAGCAGCTTTAGCGCGATCGTCCTCTTGAATCCATTTCGAGTAACAACAATTCATTTCTGTGCTGGCTGTCATAACGTGTCCTCACCAGTGAAGAATAGTGTGtgataatctttttttttggggggggggggttaatggGAAGAgcagtatatttatttatattctgaGAGGAATAAGACAGTTTGGAACATACAGAGGATATGGGTGAACTGCAGAAAAAAGGTAGATTGTATTGGAGAAACGTTTTATAGCCACCTTTAATGCAAAGTCTGTAATCTGcatgaaaacaaaagctgtgGTCACTCTAGATTAACATAATAATTTGTTCTTGTTAAGAAAGTGTCTAATCATCCACTTTTTCACACGTTTTCACTTTAATAAAATGATAAGTCTGgttatattctatattgttgTTATCGTAAAGAAATCCCACAAAAGAGTCTCAAACTAAAGACCGTAAAGCTctattgttgttaaaaacaattcCATTTGCCGCACTGTTGCcctgggtgacatgttcctttgttaccatgaacacactgtagtttatgtTAACTCAATCCCATTAACGCCATCCTGTTAATTAATCCGCCGCTagaaatagtccccaacaaatgcacatgAAAGAGGTTTTTTATCAGAAACATTGGCTGGTTGTAGGCTGATGGGAGTGCCGGTAGTCACACAggtatttacagtttttctcgattgtttacacacattttctgaaagaatgcCTCATATTCtcagaacactacacacaaataaaaaaaaccacacacaatGGGCGAAACCTCTCATTTCTCCTGCAAAAttaaactttacattcaaaacaacgttatttcttctcaaaatggtattttgatttcaaatgacacacacaaaccatcatATGAAAAGACATTCATAAGAACCAGTTGAACACTGATGTGCTCAATGTAAANNNNNNNNNNNNNNNNNNNNNNNNNNNNNNNNNNNNNNNNNNNNNNNNNNNNNNNNNNNNNNNNNNNNNNNNNNNNNNNNNNNNNNNNNNNNNNNNNNNNTGCTACAGTGTACCTGCTCACATTTTGGCTGTACTCTTTGCCAATCAGCGATTACAGTCCTTggcctttctcttcctcctcatcttcctcctcgtctACCTCCTCCTACTACTCTCACTCCGCTGGCTCTGACTCTGTTTCCAATGTTGGCATCCATTCCTCCAAAACAGAAGAGCTCACCTTTTGCCGTTTTATGCTAAAGCTCTGACTGCTAACTGTAAAATTGCGTGATGGGTGTTTGCCCTTTTGATGAGTCAGTGTGCATATTTGAATGGCAGTGTGTTCCTTGTGAAGACAAGAgattttcttcatgaaaattgtgccaaaggcagagaattgtgtgtagtgttttgaaaaaagtgtgttttagaacAGCAGTCTGAGTGTAGAGCAGGAATTGTGCTTGTAGTTTAGCAGAATTGGTTCAGGGGGTTGGTGACTTAGTTACACgttgtggtcattgtgtctcaagtaccaaaatttgtgtgtaaacaattgagaaaaactgtaagtgTGGTAAGTTTGACGTCATGATGGCGCTAGATGGAAAGTCAGAAACTAAGTTATTACAATTTGAAtgtcaacatgaatgtctgaacaAATTATAATGGCACTCCATCCAAAATTAGAAATCTCCACCTACTAGTGGCGCTAGAGAATAAATTGTTTTCAGATGtttcagtctggatcaaagtTGTGCGCTGACTAACAGTCAATTAGTCAAATTTCATagtttaacagtaaaatgatgtGCTTGTTAAGATTTACATACAGgtttagtacacacacacacacacacacacacacacacacacacacacacacacacacacacacacacacgatacaCACTGCTCCGGTTTTCTGCATGCCCTGTTTGTGCTGAAGGTTGGTGTAATGAGGAGAATTTACCAAAAGATGTCAGTAAAAACTCATTTATGGACTTCACCTGGTAaacaccatgtgtgtgtgttgtgagatGCCACTCAAATTGTAAACTGTTTTTCATGAATAAAAAGGTGACTATAAGTGGTTTATCTTCCATGACAACCAGTGGCTATCTGTGTGCTCCTGAGGTGAACCCAAATAATTATAACCATGTAATCCAGAAGATCTCTGGTTTTGTTAGTGTCTCATATCTCAGAACTGCAGTTTCTTTTCTCATGGGTGAAAACGGAAATCTGTAATATCTCTACG includes these proteins:
- the hoatz gene encoding UPF0722 protein C11orf88 homolog, yielding MSEPPEQEDFDKCFTVFDGSSPEDVSHARQLWSSMSLLPPLESRLVSADISQRLPVSRTQRSGSIMSKQPVAQPPSIPALRQRREERQRYVAMADQRREILALLRRQREQRIQKELLSLDFKPNLKFGRDKILKMQNPPDSEMDDKELEKQLK